From Triticum aestivum cultivar Chinese Spring chromosome 4A, IWGSC CS RefSeq v2.1, whole genome shotgun sequence, a single genomic window includes:
- the LOC123087467 gene encoding GDSL esterase/lipase At5g42170-like, whose product MRRLRLQQVAVIVAVLAVVRPALCRELQNNGTTAVAVAGEGKRSPRTTAVIVFGDSIVDPGNNNNLHTQIKANHPPYGKDFDGHVATGRFSNGLVPSDLVAQKLHVKKLVAPWLNVDHTPEDLLTGVSFASGATGYDPLTPKIVSVITLEQQLDYFDEYRGKLVAIAGEEEAERIIDGAFFFVCAGTDDVANTYFTTPFRILEYDIPSYVDLLLVGVDKFLRSVSARGAKLIGFVGLPPIGCVPSQRTVGGGFHRRCEPKRNYAAQLYNSRVQVLINGLNAEAGFNTRIVYLGIYDIIQELAEGGERWGFTETTRGCCGTGLIEVTNLCDSRFMAVCQDVSKHVFFDSFHPTERAYKIIVDYIWDTYGYLLQP is encoded by the exons ATGAGGAGGTTGCGGCTGCAGCAGGTCGCCGTCATCGTGGCGGTACTAGCGGTGGTGCGGCCGGCTCTGTGCCGGGAGCTGCAGAACAATGGGACGACGGCAGTGGCGGTGGCGGGGGAGGGGAAGCGGAGTCCGAGGACGACGGCGGTGATCGTGTTCGGCGACTCGATCGTCGACCCGGGGAACAACAACAACCTGCACACCCAGATCAAGGCCAACCATCCCCCCTACGGCAAGGACTTCGACGGCCACGTCGCCACCGGCCGCTTCTCCAACGGCCTCGTGCCGTCCGACCTCGTCG CCCAGAAacttcacgtgaagaagctggttGCTCCGTGGCTCAATGTTGACCACACTCCAGAGGACCTCCTCACCGGCGTTAGCTTTGCCTCAGGCGCCACAGGATATGATCCCCTCACTCCAAAGATCGTG AGTGTCATCACGCTGGAACAACAACTGGATTACTTCGATGAGTACCGCGGCAAGTTGGTggccatcgccggcgaggaagAGGCCGAGAGGATCATCGACGGCGCCTTCTTTTTTGTGTGCGCTGGCACGGATGACGTGGCCAACACCTACTTCACCACTCCGTTCCGAATCCTGGAGTACGACATCCCGTCCTACGTGGACCTCCTCCTCGTCGGCGTGGACAAGTTCCTCCGAAGCGTGAGCGCTCGTGGAGCAAAGCTTATCGGCTTCGTGGGCCTTCCACCTATCGGGTGCGTGCCGTCGCAACGGACGGTCGGTGGCGGGTTCCACCGTCGCTGCGAGCCCAAACGCAACTACGCGGCACAACTCTACAACTCGAGGGTGCAGGTGCTCATCAACGGGTTGAATGCGGAGGCTGGGTTCAACACCCGCATTGTCTACTTGGGGATCTATGACATCATCCAAGAGCTCGCCGAGGGCGGGGAGCGGTGGGGGTTCACGGAGACGACCCGCGGGTGTTGTGGGACTGGGCTCATTGAGGTGACGAATCTCTGCGACTCGAGGTTCATGGCGGTGTGCCAAGACGTATCCAAGCATGTCTTCTTCGACAGCTTCCATCCCACGGAAAGGGCGTACAAGATTATTGTTGATTACATTTGGGACACCTACGGTTACCTCCTGCAACCCTAA